One genomic window of Plasmodium coatneyi strain Hackeri chromosome 12, complete sequence includes the following:
- a CDS encoding Methylase: MSPFTFVALKFLFISTFYFLQNGSIKFGRAWCVKNAYLGKGQVNGKDGNVFGAGRLCYLSSIGGISMGRKLYRLGRNIRHVCSRRRGNAVVVEAVEEEEGQHGEHPERVGTEVEDPTNQVDVPTPQRKKTKREIKKDEYGIPEEKLNITRQINSKIKSKYQFCRVKTYGETININYKKKKILSIHEGKFKNRRIYSPDTYTRPMMSKVKESLFSILSHLGIFSNSTINVLDVFSGSGNLGIECISRDIPNVTFVDLSLNSCKTIYENLKLCNIDHSYNQIIRADAMELLKCPLKFHIGEKFQLAFFTPPYEQIVYSELIRNISNSELFDRDCLVFIEYPKEIDMLPQRVYNMIGLRNRKFGRTYFALYVLNSSGKYLFAERKDEFYPLHYNRKQRRQEKYL; this comes from the coding sequence atGAGCCCCTTCACATTTGTGGCATTGAAGTTCCTTTTCATtagcacattttattttctccaaaatggaAGTATAAAATTTGGCCGCGCATGGTGTGTGAAGAATGCATACTTAGGGAAGGGGCAGGTGAATGGCAAAGATGGAAATGTGTTTGGTGCAGGCAGATTGTGTTATCTGTCCTCAATAGGAGGCATCTCCATGGGGCGTAAACTTTACCGACTGGGAAGGAACATTCGCCATGTGTGTAGCaggagaaggggaaatgCGGTTGTTGTTGAAGcagtggaggaggaagagggtCAGCATGGTGAACACCCGGAAAGGGTTGGCACTGAAGTGGAAGATCCCACGAACCAAGTGGATGTACCCACCCcgcagaggaagaaaaccaaaagagaaataaaaaaggacgagTATGGAATCCCAGAAGAAAAGCTAAACATAACAAGGCAAATCaacagcaaaataaaatccAAATACCAATTCTGCAGAGTAAAAACATACGGCGAaactataaatataaattacaagaaaaaaaaaattttaagcatCCATGAAGGGAAATTTAAGAATAGGAGGATATACTCACCTGACACGTATACCAGGCCAATGATGAGCAAAGTGAAAGAATCTCTGTTTAGCATTTTGTCCCACTTGGGAATATTCAGTAATTCCACCATAAACGTTTTGGACGTGTTTAGTGGGAGTGGTAACCTGGGCATCGAGTGCATTTCAAGAGACATACCTAATGTAACCTTTGTGGATTTGTCACTAAATAGCTGTAAAACAATTtacgaaaatttaaaattgtgTAACATTGACCATTCGTATAATCAAATAATAAGAGCAGATGCCATGGAGTTGTTAAAGTGTCCTTTGAAGTTTCACATCGGAGAGAAATTTCAGTTAGCTTTTTTCACTCCACCGTATGAGCAGATTGTATACAGTGAGTTGATACGAAATATTTCCAACAGTGAACTCTTCGACCGTGACTGTCTTGTGTTTATTGAGTACCCGAAGGAGATTGACATGCTGCCCCAGAGGGTGTATAATATGATAGGCTTAAGGAATAGGAAATTTGGAAGAACCTACTTTGCGTTGTACGTTTTGAACAGTTCAGGTAAGTATCTTTTTGCTGAGAGGAAGGATGAATTTTACCCGCTCCATTATAACCGTAAGCAGCGTAGGCAGGAAAAGTATCTTTAA